A single Natrinema pellirubrum DSM 15624 DNA region contains:
- a CDS encoding helix-turn-helix domain-containing protein — protein sequence MNDTRNRDRTPRVREIEFEITAPAYPFIRASAELECRVELAEMVPRGNGRYAEFFTVAGVEPTRITDLASDHESADVRSLRERENGALLEFLVAEDCPAVELAELGALPRTVRGSDGDGRIVAEVPPRDDAGGITDAFLERVPEATFVAKRETDALTTPFSRTAFRQELRARLTDRQREVLEAAFEAGYYDWPRECSGEDVAAELGIASPTFSQHIHAAERKLLAMAFEDRADDEAN from the coding sequence ATGAACGATACACGAAACCGCGACCGAACGCCACGGGTGCGGGAGATCGAGTTCGAGATCACTGCGCCCGCGTATCCGTTCATCCGGGCGTCGGCCGAACTCGAGTGTCGGGTCGAACTGGCGGAGATGGTCCCCCGCGGGAACGGCCGCTACGCCGAGTTCTTCACGGTTGCTGGGGTCGAACCGACCCGGATCACGGATCTCGCTTCCGACCACGAGAGCGCCGACGTTCGGTCCCTCCGCGAACGCGAAAACGGTGCGTTGCTCGAGTTCCTCGTCGCCGAGGACTGCCCCGCGGTGGAACTCGCCGAACTGGGGGCGCTGCCGCGGACGGTTCGAGGCAGCGACGGGGACGGCCGGATCGTCGCCGAAGTACCGCCGCGGGACGACGCCGGCGGAATTACGGACGCGTTCCTCGAGCGCGTGCCGGAAGCGACGTTCGTCGCGAAGCGGGAGACCGACGCGCTCACGACGCCGTTCAGCCGGACCGCGTTCCGGCAGGAACTGCGCGCCCGACTCACCGACCGCCAGCGGGAAGTCCTCGAGGCCGCGTTCGAAGCCGGCTACTACGACTGGCCCCGCGAGTGTTCGGGCGAGGACGTCGCGGCCGAACTCGGCATCGCGTCGCCGACGTTCTCCCAACACATCCACGCCGCCGAGCGCAAACTCCTCGCGATGGCCTTCGAGGACAGGGCCGACGACGAGGCCAACTGA
- a CDS encoding HalOD1 output domain-containing protein gives MTQRDTAAAGDCPAFERDDETYTARYDWDDADTPSSSIVRAVAAVRGTDPTTMQPLYEAVETTAVDRLFDRRPRARPERLSLSYEGCVVAVYGDGRIVVAPSD, from the coding sequence ATGACTCAGCGAGACACCGCCGCGGCGGGCGACTGCCCGGCGTTCGAGCGCGACGACGAGACGTATACCGCACGGTACGACTGGGACGATGCGGACACGCCATCGTCCTCGATCGTTCGGGCGGTTGCAGCCGTCAGAGGCACTGACCCGACGACCATGCAGCCACTGTACGAGGCGGTCGAGACGACCGCCGTCGACCGGCTCTTCGATCGACGGCCGCGAGCGCGGCCGGAGCGACTCTCGCTCTCCTACGAGGGCTGTGTGGTCGCGGTCTATGGAGACGGACGGATCGTCGTCGCTCCGTCCGACTGA
- a CDS encoding phosphatase PAP2 family protein, with protein sequence MTELGGTTALMVLLAVLFWCVDRRRSALVISYAVAGLALLLSLKALFALPRPPADVMPIPLEGEREGYGFPSGHAFAAAVVYGGLVSAYDRAGDPRALAAAAALVALVSLSRVVLGVHYLGDVIVGAALGVAFVAAMDRVTRGDPTIGFAIALALSVPAFVIAGGREDALLGLGGAIGGLLGSRRLSVLPALRSRLEAAVVLVVGVGFVALVRGLESIVTTVEPLLVVLYAILVAGIFLVPAAVGQLEIGPLESTRS encoded by the coding sequence GTGACCGAACTCGGCGGGACGACCGCGCTCATGGTTTTGCTCGCCGTGCTGTTCTGGTGTGTCGACCGCCGCCGCAGCGCGCTCGTGATCAGCTACGCGGTGGCCGGATTGGCGCTGTTGCTCTCGCTCAAGGCGCTGTTTGCCCTCCCCAGACCGCCGGCCGACGTCATGCCGATCCCCCTCGAGGGCGAGCGCGAGGGCTACGGCTTTCCGAGCGGGCACGCCTTCGCTGCGGCGGTCGTCTACGGCGGCCTCGTCTCTGCGTACGACCGGGCGGGTGACCCGCGGGCGCTGGCGGCCGCCGCGGCGCTCGTCGCCCTCGTCTCGCTCTCGCGGGTCGTTCTGGGGGTCCACTATCTGGGAGACGTGATCGTCGGCGCGGCGCTCGGGGTCGCCTTCGTCGCTGCCATGGACCGGGTCACGCGCGGCGATCCAACGATCGGATTCGCGATCGCGCTCGCCCTCTCGGTGCCCGCGTTCGTCATCGCCGGCGGACGGGAAGACGCCCTGCTCGGTCTCGGGGGCGCGATCGGCGGGCTGCTGGGATCGCGGCGACTGTCCGTCCTGCCGGCGCTGCGCTCCCGACTCGAGGCGGCCGTCGTCCTCGTCGTCGGCGTCGGGTTCGTCGCGCTCGTTCGGGGACTCGAGTCCATCGTCACGACGGTCGAACCGCTGTTGGTCGTCCTGTACGCGATCCTGGTCGCCGGCATCTTTCTCGTACCGGCCGCCGTGGGGCAACTCGAGATCGGCCCGCTCGAGTCGACGCGGTCGTAA
- a CDS encoding AIR synthase family protein, whose product MPGKVSPDDLLAHVFERTETADETVLQGPADGEDAAAIDWPDGEGTLVVSSDPISLAASAVGTLGVYVASNDVAVSGADPRWLTAVVLLPSDAETEGGADGSLLEEIADDLHAAAGEIGASIVGGHSEYVDQLERPLLSLTAMGATDRFVPTGGAEPGDAVILTKAAGLEGSAVLAADFGDDLGIDAETRERAESFLDEISVAPEARLVRTDATAMHDPTEGGVAAGLLEVARASGVRLEVDRDGVPVREATARLCDAAGVDPLRIFGSGALVATVPGDAVDGRLEALSDAGIEAAKIGTVRECEGDEPALVLDGESIVEPIEDDLYPLWERADGAD is encoded by the coding sequence ATGCCCGGCAAGGTGAGTCCGGACGACTTGCTCGCGCACGTCTTCGAGCGGACGGAGACGGCCGACGAGACGGTGCTACAGGGCCCCGCTGACGGCGAGGACGCCGCCGCGATCGACTGGCCCGACGGCGAGGGAACGCTCGTGGTCAGCTCCGACCCGATCTCGCTGGCGGCCTCGGCGGTCGGCACGCTCGGCGTCTACGTCGCCTCGAACGACGTGGCCGTCTCCGGCGCGGACCCGCGCTGGCTGACCGCCGTCGTCTTGCTCCCGAGCGACGCCGAGACCGAGGGCGGTGCCGACGGCTCCCTCCTCGAGGAAATCGCCGACGACCTCCACGCCGCCGCCGGCGAGATCGGCGCGTCGATCGTCGGTGGCCACTCGGAGTACGTCGACCAGCTCGAGCGGCCGCTGCTCTCGCTGACGGCGATGGGAGCGACGGATCGGTTCGTCCCGACCGGCGGGGCCGAACCCGGTGACGCGGTGATCCTGACCAAGGCGGCGGGGCTCGAGGGGTCGGCCGTCCTCGCGGCCGACTTCGGCGACGACCTCGGGATCGACGCCGAGACGCGCGAGCGCGCCGAGTCGTTCCTCGACGAGATCAGCGTCGCCCCTGAGGCCCGGCTCGTCCGCACGGACGCGACGGCGATGCACGATCCCACTGAGGGCGGGGTTGCGGCCGGTCTGCTCGAGGTGGCCCGCGCGTCCGGCGTTCGCCTCGAGGTCGACCGCGATGGCGTCCCGGTCCGCGAGGCGACGGCGCGGCTGTGTGATGCCGCCGGGGTCGATCCGCTGCGGATCTTCGGCTCCGGCGCGCTGGTTGCGACCGTTCCCGGCGACGCCGTCGATGGCCGTCTCGAGGCACTTTCGGACGCGGGGATCGAGGCCGCGAAAATCGGGACGGTACGGGAATGCGAGGGGGACGAGCCGGCACTCGTTCTCGACGGTGAATCGATCGTCGAGCCGATCGAGGACGATCTCTACCCGCTCTGGGAGCGGGCCGACGGCGCGGACTGA
- a CDS encoding alpha/beta fold hydrolase, with protein MQTTQSDAGIEVTYERHGDGPPLILLHGGMAPTEYWQPVVPHLDGYAAIVPQRPGFGTCLDDRAETSADEVLAREVEYVRTLVDALEEEPILFGHSYGALTAIETATKAAVAAVVAYEPAILPDDYRADADLADRMQTLIDAGKRREAVKRYVEQVLHPDGIDDLDAWLAEWPVWPACTDLAEEVVRMNRAVERYRLPSSLAVAAPVLVLTGTDGPGFLRESARATHDALPHSRLVEFDGVSHSGPAEAPDVIAAEIDSFLRTR; from the coding sequence ATGCAGACGACACAGTCCGACGCTGGCATCGAGGTAACGTACGAGCGCCACGGTGACGGCCCGCCGCTGATCCTCCTTCACGGCGGAATGGCCCCGACGGAATACTGGCAGCCGGTCGTTCCACACCTGGACGGATACGCCGCGATCGTCCCGCAACGCCCGGGGTTCGGGACGTGTCTCGACGATCGGGCCGAGACCAGCGCCGACGAGGTACTGGCCCGAGAGGTCGAATACGTCCGAACGCTCGTCGACGCACTCGAGGAGGAGCCGATCCTCTTCGGTCACTCCTACGGCGCGCTCACCGCGATCGAAACCGCGACGAAAGCGGCGGTCGCGGCAGTCGTCGCGTATGAACCGGCGATCCTTCCCGACGACTACCGCGCGGACGCCGACCTCGCGGACCGGATGCAGACGCTCATCGACGCGGGGAAACGACGTGAGGCGGTAAAGCGGTACGTCGAACAGGTCCTCCACCCCGACGGGATCGACGACCTCGACGCGTGGCTCGCGGAGTGGCCGGTCTGGCCGGCGTGTACGGACCTCGCCGAGGAGGTCGTCCGGATGAACCGCGCCGTCGAGCGATACCGCCTTCCGAGCAGTCTGGCCGTTGCCGCCCCCGTACTCGTCTTGACCGGCACCGACGGCCCCGGGTTTCTCCGAGAGAGCGCTCGCGCGACCCACGATGCGCTCCCACACAGCCGCCTCGTCGAGTTCGACGGTGTGAGCCACAGTGGCCCCGCCGAGGCCCCGGACGTAATCGCTGCAGAAATCGACTCCTTCCTGCGGACGCGATAG
- a CDS encoding SDR family NAD(P)-dependent oxidoreductase, whose protein sequence is MSTEQFSVDGDVAIITGSSSGIGKSIAERFAADGVDVVVCSREQDNVDPVAEGINESDSPGQALAVECDVTDREAVEALVEATVEEFGGLDVLVNNAGASFMADFDDISPNGWETIVDININGTYHCTHAAAEHLKDGGGGAVINLASVAGQRGSPLMSPYGAAKAAVINLTTTLSYEWADDDVRVNCIAPGFVATPGVESQMGVSADDIDRTDVARRIGTVEEIADLTQFLASPASSYIVGETITAQGVPQIEEDHDV, encoded by the coding sequence ATGAGTACCGAACAGTTCAGCGTCGATGGCGACGTCGCCATTATTACGGGCTCCTCGAGCGGGATCGGGAAGTCGATCGCGGAGCGGTTCGCCGCGGACGGCGTCGACGTAGTCGTCTGCTCGCGCGAACAGGACAACGTCGATCCGGTCGCCGAGGGGATCAACGAGAGCGACAGTCCCGGGCAGGCGCTGGCCGTCGAGTGCGACGTAACCGACCGCGAGGCCGTCGAGGCACTCGTCGAGGCCACCGTCGAGGAGTTCGGCGGACTCGACGTACTGGTCAACAACGCTGGGGCCTCGTTCATGGCCGACTTCGACGACATCTCCCCGAACGGCTGGGAGACGATCGTCGACATCAACATCAACGGCACCTATCACTGCACCCACGCCGCCGCGGAGCATCTCAAGGACGGCGGCGGCGGTGCGGTGATCAACCTCGCCAGCGTCGCGGGCCAGCGCGGTTCACCGCTGATGAGCCCCTACGGCGCGGCCAAGGCCGCGGTCATCAACCTGACGACGACGCTGTCCTACGAGTGGGCCGACGACGACGTCCGGGTCAACTGCATCGCGCCCGGCTTCGTCGCCACGCCCGGCGTCGAGAGCCAGATGGGCGTCTCCGCGGACGATATCGACCGGACGGACGTCGCACGGCGGATCGGCACCGTCGAGGAGATCGCCGATCTCACCCAGTTCCTCGCCAGTCCGGCCTCGTCGTACATCGTCGGTGAGACGATCACGGCCCAGGGCGTCCCACAGATCGAAGAAGACCACGACGTGTAG
- a CDS encoding TIGR04024 family LLM class F420-dependent oxidoreductase: MTDRDVHLPVAAQPTIDSIVDYARTAEDGGYDCAWLPETWGRDGVTVLSAMAERTEEIDIGSSILNTYSRSPALLGQTAATLQELSEGRFRLGLGPSGPVVIENWHGVEFGNPLKRTRETVEIVRQVLSGETVDYDGDEFDLSGFRLRCEPPETSPPIEVTGMGPKAVELAGRFADGWHGIMLTPDGMEERIADIERGADLGDRDRDDVQVTAGVTACALEDPDEARALARQHIGFYVGGMGTFYRDALERQGYDEATEIYDSWQDGDREHALELVDENILDDLCAAGSPETAREQLERYEDVDGLDAIAVSFPRGADEDQVRETMKAVAPEN; encoded by the coding sequence ATGACAGACAGAGATGTCCACCTTCCGGTCGCTGCACAGCCGACGATCGACTCGATCGTCGACTACGCACGGACCGCCGAGGACGGCGGCTACGACTGCGCGTGGCTCCCCGAGACGTGGGGTCGGGACGGCGTGACCGTCCTCTCGGCGATGGCCGAACGCACCGAGGAGATCGATATCGGCTCGAGCATCCTCAACACCTACTCGCGATCGCCGGCCCTGCTTGGCCAGACGGCGGCGACGCTGCAGGAACTCTCCGAGGGCCGGTTCCGGCTCGGGCTCGGTCCGAGTGGCCCCGTCGTGATCGAGAACTGGCACGGCGTCGAGTTCGGCAACCCGCTCAAGCGCACCCGCGAGACGGTCGAGATCGTCCGGCAGGTTCTCTCCGGCGAGACGGTCGACTACGACGGCGACGAGTTCGACCTCTCGGGGTTCCGACTCCGGTGTGAGCCGCCGGAAACCTCGCCCCCGATCGAGGTGACGGGGATGGGACCGAAGGCCGTCGAACTCGCGGGCCGGTTCGCCGACGGCTGGCACGGCATCATGCTCACTCCCGACGGGATGGAAGAACGCATCGCGGATATCGAACGCGGGGCCGATCTGGGCGACCGCGACCGCGACGACGTCCAGGTCACCGCCGGCGTCACCGCCTGTGCGCTCGAGGACCCCGACGAGGCCCGCGCGCTCGCCCGCCAGCACATCGGCTTCTACGTCGGCGGCATGGGTACCTTCTACCGCGACGCCCTCGAGCGACAGGGCTACGACGAGGCCACCGAGATCTACGATTCGTGGCAGGACGGCGACCGCGAACACGCCCTCGAGCTGGTCGACGAGAACATCCTCGACGACCTCTGTGCGGCCGGCAGCCCCGAGACCGCCCGCGAGCAACTCGAGCGCTACGAGGATGTCGACGGGCTCGACGCCATCGCGGTCAGCTTCCCGCGCGGGGCCGACGAGGACCAGGTCCGCGAGACGATGAAAGCGGTCGCGCCCGAGAACTGA
- a CDS encoding ion channel: protein MLEAFHPHRPGGRVAIVIVTVIALMSIATGIGAILTRPALEGGGSLADLQTAAEFSGTVIGFALLVTVWGMRRGYRVAYLVAVGLVFLSGAHGVAQFRALSLPLVLLSIGGLVVLVTASRRFTRASHLNATQVGALLAIVGVCCYGTAGAYALRSGFDGVEGVVDAVYFTVVTASTVGYGDVHARTEAARLFAVSLVVLGPATLAATAGSLLGPAVEARLARAGRRATGQEDRTVGDEPSGRIHDESRVVVVGAGETVRPVIAALAGRASITVVTDEESTAVLPDGVESVDGDPTAERTLERAALDTCDAVLIGAGNRDGARLVAAARSMTDARIVALADGRTVESLEWAGADAVVDPETLVIEATLGALSGGGGTGGQSAPSARSQSG from the coding sequence ATGCTCGAGGCGTTTCATCCGCATCGGCCCGGCGGCCGCGTCGCGATCGTGATCGTCACCGTCATCGCACTCATGTCGATCGCAACCGGGATCGGTGCGATTCTCACCCGGCCGGCCCTCGAGGGTGGCGGCTCGCTCGCCGATCTCCAGACTGCGGCGGAGTTTAGCGGGACCGTCATCGGCTTCGCGTTGCTCGTCACCGTCTGGGGAATGCGCCGTGGCTACCGGGTGGCGTATCTCGTTGCCGTGGGCCTCGTCTTTCTCTCCGGGGCACACGGCGTCGCCCAGTTCCGGGCGCTCTCTCTCCCGCTCGTCCTCCTCTCGATCGGCGGACTCGTCGTTCTCGTAACGGCGAGCCGACGGTTCACGCGTGCGAGCCACCTCAACGCGACCCAGGTCGGCGCGCTGCTTGCAATCGTCGGCGTCTGCTGCTACGGAACGGCCGGTGCGTACGCGCTCCGAAGCGGGTTCGACGGGGTCGAGGGCGTCGTCGACGCGGTGTATTTCACCGTCGTGACGGCGAGTACGGTCGGCTACGGCGATGTCCACGCGAGAACCGAGGCGGCGCGGCTGTTCGCCGTCTCGCTGGTCGTCCTCGGTCCGGCGACGCTCGCGGCCACGGCCGGCAGTCTGCTCGGTCCCGCGGTCGAGGCGCGTCTCGCGCGGGCCGGCCGACGCGCGACGGGGCAGGAGGACCGAACGGTCGGTGACGAACCCAGTGGCCGGATCCACGACGAGTCGCGGGTCGTCGTCGTCGGGGCCGGCGAGACGGTTCGGCCCGTGATCGCGGCGCTCGCCGGACGGGCATCGATCACGGTCGTGACCGACGAGGAGTCGACCGCGGTGCTACCTGACGGTGTCGAGTCGGTCGACGGCGACCCGACTGCGGAGCGGACGCTCGAGCGTGCCGCTCTCGACACCTGTGACGCGGTCCTCATCGGAGCCGGGAACCGAGACGGGGCGCGGCTGGTGGCGGCCGCCCGGTCGATGACGGACGCGAGAATCGTCGCGCTCGCCGACGGCCGGACGGTCGAATCGCTCGAGTGGGCCGGTGCGGACGCCGTCGTCGATCCCGAAACCCTGGTGATCGAGGCGACACTGGGCGCGCTGTCGGGCGGCGGTGGGACCGGGGGTCAGTCCGCGCCGTCGGCCCGCTCCCAGAGCGGGTAG
- a CDS encoding HAD family hydrolase: MSSDGADGAAARTDPEWEAVFWDIGGVILGLESVQGAHAEFVAQLCDRYDLETTVDEAVETWRTTVGDYFRERDGTEFRSARDGYHRAVAAIVGEEVPREEWEPLFEEIVAASIEPVPGAVEAIERLADRDLHVGVVSDVDDAEGKRMLERFGVREHFDSITTSEEVGYTKPDPAMFETAIEKAGVAPERSLMIGDRYDHDVKGADESGLHGVAFGAEAGPAVSYRIESPEEILEIVDGTRDG; the protein is encoded by the coding sequence ATGAGCAGTGATGGAGCCGATGGCGCGGCCGCCCGAACGGACCCCGAGTGGGAGGCCGTCTTCTGGGACATTGGTGGCGTCATCCTCGGGCTCGAGTCAGTACAGGGCGCCCACGCCGAGTTCGTCGCGCAGCTCTGTGACCGCTACGACCTCGAGACAACCGTCGACGAGGCCGTCGAGACGTGGCGGACGACCGTGGGCGACTACTTCCGCGAACGCGACGGCACGGAGTTTCGGTCCGCACGCGATGGGTATCACCGTGCCGTGGCGGCCATCGTCGGTGAGGAGGTCCCCCGCGAGGAGTGGGAACCCCTGTTCGAGGAGATCGTCGCGGCGTCGATCGAGCCGGTGCCGGGAGCCGTCGAGGCGATCGAACGGCTGGCTGACCGGGACCTCCACGTCGGCGTCGTCAGCGACGTCGACGACGCCGAGGGGAAACGGATGCTCGAGCGGTTCGGCGTCCGCGAACACTTCGATTCGATCACAACCTCCGAGGAGGTCGGCTACACCAAACCCGACCCGGCCATGTTCGAGACGGCCATCGAGAAAGCCGGCGTCGCCCCCGAGCGGTCGCTGATGATCGGCGACCGCTACGATCACGACGTGAAAGGGGCCGACGAGAGCGGCCTGCACGGCGTCGCCTTCGGTGCCGAGGCCGGCCCCGCGGTCTCCTATCGGATCGAATCGCCCGAGGAAATCCTCGAGATCGTCGACGGGACACGAGACGGGTAG
- a CDS encoding helix-turn-helix domain-containing protein, which produces MGLVAAFDIHCDALPLVGVARAAPEAKIVLRLQFNHGERPLFIVTVTGGSRTAVEAALTDAEDVDEWAAIGTAGSTRRYQATPALSLAEQLGDHIDDLAGLEALATAEATIERIEVTADGWRQSGWFATRAAFDEFSSFWQRNAGFRLRRLTHDGAPEPPGDGLSDRQREALRTAYELGYFDVPRRTSLDAIGTELGISASSVSERLRRAQTHLIEETVATTWPPLPE; this is translated from the coding sequence ATGGGTCTCGTCGCAGCGTTCGACATCCACTGCGATGCGCTTCCGCTCGTCGGGGTTGCGAGAGCAGCGCCCGAGGCGAAGATCGTTCTCAGGCTGCAGTTCAACCACGGCGAGCGGCCGCTGTTTATCGTCACTGTGACGGGCGGTTCACGGACGGCGGTCGAGGCGGCCTTGACCGACGCCGAGGACGTCGACGAGTGGGCAGCGATCGGAACGGCCGGCTCCACGCGACGATACCAGGCGACGCCGGCGCTCAGTCTGGCGGAACAACTCGGCGATCACATCGACGACCTCGCCGGACTCGAGGCGCTTGCTACCGCCGAAGCAACCATCGAACGGATCGAAGTGACCGCCGACGGGTGGCGCCAGTCGGGGTGGTTCGCCACCCGAGCGGCGTTCGACGAGTTCTCGTCGTTCTGGCAACGAAACGCGGGGTTTCGATTGCGCCGTCTCACTCACGACGGGGCGCCAGAGCCGCCCGGCGACGGCCTCTCCGATCGCCAACGTGAGGCACTCAGAACGGCCTACGAGCTGGGCTATTTCGACGTCCCTCGCCGGACGTCCTTGGATGCGATCGGGACGGAATTAGGGATCTCGGCGTCGTCGGTATCGGAGCGGCTTCGCCGCGCGCAAACGCATCTCATCGAGGAGACGGTCGCGACGACGTGGCCGCCGCTTCCCGAGTAG